The DNA sequence ATCTGCACTTGTCCCCCATCATCGCGCCACTGGTAGAGCGGCCTCGTATACTCGGGCATTCCCGGCAACCAGTCGCGTATCCAAGAGGGCGTCTCCCGGGGCGTCGTGTACCAGTACAACAGAATTCCC is a window from the Gammaproteobacteria bacterium genome containing:
- a CDS encoding DUF4124 domain-containing protein; the protein is MWLLITLGILLGGILLYWYTTPRETPSWIRDWLPGMPEYTRPLYQWRDDGGQVQITDKPPRDRPYNIVQYRSDTNVTPPQKP